A part of Myxococcus landrumus genomic DNA contains:
- a CDS encoding serine/threonine-protein kinase — protein MAEPTPQTFGKYVLLSKIAAGGMAVTYRARMTGAAGVTKPCVIKQILPHFVDDEDFVEMFIGEARLVASMSHSNIAQIFDFGEVDGQYFIAMELVQGQPLSKVLRRAQRMGMGLFPESLALHVASKLCDGLDYAHRHVGEDGVEMGLVHRDVSPDNVLISYEGEVKVIDFGIAKATSAVEAKTSPGTLKGKYPYFAPEQAQGRQDLDARTDVYAAGVVLYEMICGKRPYEGEFVTVLPRILQGDCLPPTALNPSMTQDLENVIAHAMAVDRDERFQTAKELSASLVELLYRDNPRFTPSELSQLMAYLFAEELTAEGRKAEVTPAFMEQVAAWQSGAVETSQSRARPLRPSSPGLRSKPGSDGGAKPPSDGARRASSVSNPSIRKVTSTGSQRRVTNTGLPRAEVSSAGRKTLTSERPGPPVPELPEEPDTDSSDLGQALIPTAVPSAVSTLAAPRDTPVENPVVTAQSAKTQPVSSGMGRTYTGTGHRTTADEARETLAKEEAEQRARQQKAVKTMSLYVFGVAAFALFVALLYHFVIKSDVPDTGAANAATLWVTSTPAGAKVKLNGRDVAGKTPLMVEGILVGEANTLVLTLPGHLAWTRRFTPASMMLEPLKAELQPVPPSEPANPPPPSPPPATPPPVVAAVATGTAVEPTVVEAKAVEVAPKEDAGAPPVEDAATEDAEPSEDPVPLVERNNKQINDAEREFYEVDYPTRLLVVRPMYNAALIPEYTTASIDLNPNVSYSVWTQGSASLGEGKGTASGTLAYFIEGDGPADSSFGLLSASARTIKNARKLHVFAVDETGPEDNSGSIHVVVRQSAYVPPRSLVFDAQQHAVQLKPEQQVLLRGLNPRATYLFTVRDDIAELRPGANGRVQQVLCIERGTSPASVRATHRILETGKRYQITGAEDLRCFFPDAQQGDNQGALEMDIVDTTSLSRKERAAALRGSRR, from the coding sequence GTGGCGGAACCCACTCCCCAGACATTCGGCAAATACGTTCTTCTCTCGAAAATCGCCGCCGGCGGAATGGCGGTGACCTACCGCGCGCGGATGACGGGAGCGGCGGGCGTCACGAAGCCCTGTGTCATCAAGCAGATCCTCCCCCACTTCGTGGACGATGAGGACTTCGTCGAGATGTTCATCGGCGAGGCGCGGCTCGTGGCCAGCATGAGCCACAGCAACATCGCCCAGATTTTCGACTTCGGAGAGGTGGACGGGCAGTACTTCATCGCCATGGAGCTGGTGCAGGGCCAGCCGCTCTCGAAGGTCCTTCGCCGCGCGCAGCGCATGGGCATGGGCCTGTTCCCGGAGAGCCTGGCGCTGCACGTGGCCAGCAAGCTGTGCGACGGCCTGGACTACGCGCACCGCCACGTGGGCGAGGACGGCGTGGAGATGGGCCTGGTCCACCGCGACGTCTCGCCAGACAACGTCCTCATCTCCTACGAGGGCGAGGTCAAGGTCATCGACTTCGGCATCGCCAAGGCCACCAGCGCCGTGGAGGCCAAGACGTCGCCGGGCACCCTCAAGGGCAAGTACCCCTACTTCGCCCCGGAGCAGGCGCAGGGACGGCAGGACCTGGATGCCCGCACGGACGTGTACGCCGCGGGCGTCGTCCTCTACGAGATGATCTGCGGCAAGCGCCCCTACGAGGGCGAGTTCGTCACCGTCCTGCCCCGCATCCTCCAGGGCGACTGCCTGCCGCCGACGGCGCTCAACCCGTCGATGACGCAGGACCTGGAGAACGTCATCGCCCACGCGATGGCCGTGGACCGCGACGAGCGTTTCCAGACCGCCAAGGAGCTGAGCGCGTCGTTGGTGGAGCTGCTCTACCGGGACAATCCCCGCTTCACGCCGTCGGAGCTGTCGCAGCTCATGGCCTACCTCTTCGCCGAGGAGCTCACGGCGGAAGGCCGCAAGGCGGAGGTCACCCCCGCCTTCATGGAGCAGGTCGCCGCCTGGCAGTCGGGCGCGGTCGAGACGTCCCAGTCCCGCGCGCGGCCCCTGCGCCCCTCCAGCCCGGGCCTTCGCTCCAAGCCCGGCAGCGACGGCGGCGCGAAGCCTCCCTCCGACGGCGCGCGCCGCGCCTCCTCCGTGAGCAATCCGTCCATCCGCAAGGTGACGAGCACGGGGAGCCAGCGCCGCGTGACGAACACGGGCCTGCCTCGCGCCGAGGTCTCCAGCGCGGGCCGCAAGACGCTCACCAGCGAGCGCCCCGGGCCTCCCGTGCCGGAGCTGCCGGAAGAGCCCGACACCGACTCGAGCGACCTGGGCCAGGCGCTGATTCCCACCGCCGTCCCCTCGGCCGTGTCCACGCTGGCCGCGCCTCGGGATACCCCCGTGGAGAACCCCGTCGTCACCGCGCAGTCCGCGAAGACGCAGCCCGTGTCCTCGGGAATGGGGCGCACGTACACGGGCACGGGCCACCGCACGACGGCGGATGAAGCGCGCGAGACACTCGCGAAGGAAGAGGCCGAACAGAGGGCCCGGCAGCAGAAGGCCGTGAAGACGATGAGCCTCTACGTCTTCGGCGTGGCCGCCTTCGCGCTGTTCGTCGCGCTCCTCTACCACTTCGTCATCAAGTCGGACGTGCCCGACACCGGCGCCGCCAACGCCGCCACGCTGTGGGTCACCTCCACGCCCGCGGGCGCCAAGGTGAAGCTCAACGGCCGCGACGTCGCTGGCAAGACGCCCCTCATGGTCGAGGGCATCCTCGTGGGCGAGGCCAACACCCTGGTGCTCACGCTCCCGGGACACCTCGCGTGGACGCGGCGCTTCACGCCCGCCTCCATGATGCTGGAGCCCCTGAAGGCGGAGCTCCAACCCGTGCCTCCGTCCGAGCCCGCCAACCCTCCGCCCCCAAGTCCTCCGCCCGCCACGCCTCCGCCCGTCGTGGCCGCGGTCGCCACCGGCACCGCCGTCGAGCCCACCGTCGTCGAGGCCAAGGCCGTCGAGGTGGCCCCGAAGGAGGACGCGGGAGCCCCCCCCGTCGAGGACGCGGCCACCGAGGACGCCGAGCCGAGCGAGGACCCCGTCCCCCTGGTGGAACGCAACAACAAGCAGATCAACGACGCGGAGCGCGAGTTCTACGAGGTGGACTACCCGACGCGGCTCCTGGTGGTGCGCCCCATGTACAACGCGGCGCTCATCCCCGAGTACACCACCGCCTCCATCGACCTGAACCCCAACGTCTCATACTCGGTATGGACGCAGGGCAGCGCGTCGCTCGGCGAGGGCAAAGGCACCGCCTCCGGCACGCTGGCCTACTTCATCGAGGGCGACGGCCCCGCCGACAGCAGCTTCGGCCTCTTGAGTGCGTCGGCGCGCACCATCAAGAACGCGCGCAAGCTGCACGTCTTCGCGGTGGACGAGACGGGGCCCGAGGACAACAGCGGCTCCATCCACGTCGTCGTCCGCCAGTCCGCCTACGTGCCGCCGCGCTCGCTCGTGTTCGATGCGCAGCAGCACGCCGTGCAGCTCAAGCCCGAGCAACAGGTGCTGCTGCGCGGCCTCAACCCGCGCGCCACGTACCTGTTCACCGTGCGGGACGACATCGCGGAGCTGCGCCCGGGAGCCAATGGCCGCGTGCAGCAGGTCCTGTGCATCGAGCGCGGCACGTCGCCCGCGTCGGTGCGCGCCACGCACCGCATCCTCGAGACGGGCAAGCGCTACCAGATTACCGGCGCCGAGGACCTGCGCTGCTTCTTCCCGGACGCGCAGCAGGGCGACAACCAGGGTGCCCTGGAGATGGACATCGTGGACACCACCTCGCTGTCTCGAAAAGAGCGCGCGGCCGCCCTCCGAGGCTCACGCCGCTAG
- a CDS encoding FMN-binding negative transcriptional regulator translates to MYIPRHFEERDAERLLSLMSRHSFAVLVTVGEDGAPFATHLPFLVERDAVGDVRLMAHMARPNPHWHAFAAERDAMVIFQGPHAYVSPRWYATSPQVPTWNYATVHAYGRPQVITSRDETLRILRASAASYEPDGEIAWRPEQAEEYVSRLMAGIVAFELRVTRLEGKFKLSQNKSLADREGVIAALERSGQPGDVELAALMRACVLEVG, encoded by the coding sequence ATGTACATCCCTCGCCACTTCGAGGAGCGCGACGCGGAGCGGCTCCTGTCGCTGATGAGTCGCCACTCCTTCGCCGTGCTGGTGACGGTGGGTGAGGACGGCGCGCCCTTCGCCACGCACCTGCCCTTCCTCGTGGAGCGCGACGCCGTGGGCGACGTCCGGCTGATGGCGCACATGGCGCGGCCCAATCCCCACTGGCACGCGTTCGCCGCGGAGCGGGACGCGATGGTCATCTTCCAGGGGCCACATGCCTATGTGTCGCCCCGGTGGTACGCGACGTCGCCGCAGGTGCCCACGTGGAACTACGCCACGGTGCACGCCTACGGCCGCCCCCAGGTCATCACCTCGCGCGATGAGACGCTGCGCATCCTCCGCGCGTCCGCCGCGAGCTACGAGCCCGACGGCGAAATCGCCTGGCGCCCGGAGCAAGCCGAGGAGTACGTCAGTCGGCTGATGGCGGGCATTGTCGCCTTCGAGCTGCGGGTGACGCGGCTGGAGGGCAAGTTCAAGCTGAGCCAGAACAAGAGCCTGGCGGACCGCGAGGGCGTCATCGCGGCGCTGGAGCGGAGTGGCCAGCCGGGGGACGTGGAGCTGGCGGCGCTGATGCGCGCGTGTGTGCTGGAGGTCGGGTAG
- the gyrB gene encoding DNA topoisomerase (ATP-hydrolyzing) subunit B: MEKTPATGAAVAPPPGDYGTDSITKLEGLEAVRKRPGMYIGDTMTYGLHKLVYEVVDNAVDEALAGHCTDIEVVIHVDGSLSVLDNGRGIPVGPHPDPKFKGKDTLEVVLTELHAGSKFGNGAYKVSGGLHGVGVTCVNFLSEWFKVRVQRSGKVYEQSYARGVSQGAPQVVGTTDKRGTLIAFKPDPQVMELVDFNFETLSQRLRELAFLNAGLHITIRDERTNKEHDFKFDGGISSFVEYLNKSKTVLHDKPIAFTVEKDGVSLELAMQWNDGYDERIYTFANNINTHEGGSHLSGFKSALTRTLNSYAEKSGIWKDLKETPTGEDAREGLSAVISVKLPNPQFEGQTKTKLGNSEVKGLVEQMVNDQLATFLEETPMVGKKVIAKIGDACRARIAARKARETVRRKGVLDGGGLPGKLADCQSRDPHESELYIVEGDSAGGSAKQGRDRRNQAILPLRGKILNVEKARFEKMLTSAEIVTLITALGTGIGAEDYNPEKARYHRIILMTDADVDGSHIRTLLLTFFFRQMPELLQKGYLYIAQPPLYKVTRNKKDKYVKDQRALDEYLLGIATEHGRVLTPSGEVGGADLKVLLEKVIAYEERLEKQAKRRDARVVDAVVQGARLTAEMLGDEAALAAAVKGALSEFERRMPDVLGRVSHEVVGDSEHQTKKLVFQTDVNGAMRQTVFDHAFLSSPEYVELMSLRDAFKALGDAPYKVKVDGGYVTAYSAQEVHAALRKDAQKGLGLQRYKGLGEMNPEQLWDTTMNPLTRTLLQVRVEDAVESDEIFSLLMGEAVEPRREFIERNALDVQNLDI; this comes from the coding sequence ATGGAAAAGACGCCCGCTACCGGCGCCGCGGTCGCTCCGCCGCCCGGTGACTATGGGACCGATAGCATCACCAAGCTCGAGGGCCTGGAGGCGGTCCGCAAGCGCCCAGGCATGTACATCGGCGACACGATGACCTACGGGCTCCACAAGCTCGTGTACGAGGTCGTCGACAACGCCGTGGACGAGGCGCTCGCGGGCCACTGCACGGACATCGAGGTCGTCATTCACGTGGACGGCTCGCTGAGCGTCCTGGACAACGGGCGCGGCATCCCCGTGGGTCCGCACCCCGACCCCAAGTTCAAGGGCAAGGACACGCTGGAAGTGGTCCTCACGGAGCTGCACGCGGGCAGCAAGTTCGGCAACGGGGCCTACAAGGTCTCCGGCGGCTTGCACGGCGTGGGCGTCACCTGTGTGAACTTCCTCTCGGAGTGGTTCAAGGTCCGCGTCCAGCGCTCGGGCAAGGTGTACGAGCAGTCCTACGCGCGGGGCGTCTCCCAGGGCGCGCCGCAGGTCGTGGGCACCACCGACAAGCGCGGCACCCTCATCGCCTTCAAGCCGGACCCCCAGGTGATGGAGCTGGTGGACTTCAACTTCGAGACGCTCAGCCAGCGTCTGCGCGAGCTGGCGTTCCTGAACGCCGGTCTGCACATCACCATCCGCGACGAGCGCACGAACAAGGAGCACGACTTCAAGTTCGACGGCGGCATCTCCTCGTTCGTGGAGTACCTGAACAAGTCGAAGACGGTGCTGCACGACAAGCCCATCGCCTTCACGGTGGAGAAGGACGGCGTGTCGCTGGAGCTGGCCATGCAGTGGAACGATGGCTACGACGAGCGCATCTACACGTTCGCCAACAACATCAACACCCACGAGGGTGGCAGCCACCTGTCCGGCTTCAAGTCGGCGCTGACGCGCACGCTCAACAGCTACGCGGAGAAGAGCGGCATCTGGAAGGACCTGAAGGAGACGCCCACGGGTGAGGACGCCCGTGAAGGCCTGTCCGCGGTCATCTCCGTGAAGCTGCCCAACCCCCAGTTCGAGGGGCAGACGAAGACGAAGCTGGGCAACAGCGAGGTGAAGGGCCTGGTCGAGCAGATGGTGAACGACCAGCTGGCCACCTTCCTGGAAGAGACGCCGATGGTGGGCAAGAAGGTCATCGCGAAGATTGGCGATGCCTGCCGGGCCCGCATCGCGGCGCGCAAGGCGCGTGAGACGGTGCGCCGCAAGGGCGTGCTGGACGGTGGCGGCCTCCCCGGAAAGCTGGCGGACTGTCAGAGCCGCGACCCGCACGAGAGCGAGCTCTACATCGTCGAGGGTGACTCCGCAGGTGGCTCCGCGAAGCAGGGACGGGACCGGCGCAACCAGGCCATCCTCCCCTTGCGCGGAAAGATTCTGAACGTCGAGAAGGCGCGCTTCGAGAAGATGCTCACCAGCGCCGAAATCGTCACGCTCATCACCGCGCTGGGCACGGGCATTGGCGCGGAGGACTACAACCCGGAGAAGGCGCGCTACCACCGCATCATCCTGATGACGGACGCCGACGTGGACGGCAGCCACATCCGCACGCTGCTGCTCACGTTCTTCTTCCGCCAGATGCCGGAGCTCTTGCAGAAGGGCTACCTCTACATCGCGCAGCCGCCGCTCTACAAAGTCACGCGCAACAAGAAGGACAAGTACGTCAAGGACCAGCGCGCGCTGGACGAGTACCTGCTGGGCATCGCCACCGAGCACGGCCGCGTGCTGACGCCCTCGGGCGAGGTGGGCGGCGCGGACCTGAAGGTGCTCCTCGAGAAGGTGATTGCGTACGAGGAGCGGCTGGAGAAGCAGGCGAAGCGCCGCGACGCGCGGGTGGTGGACGCGGTGGTGCAGGGCGCCCGGCTGACGGCGGAGATGCTGGGCGACGAGGCGGCGCTGGCGGCCGCGGTGAAGGGCGCGCTCTCCGAGTTCGAGCGGCGCATGCCGGACGTGCTGGGCCGCGTGTCGCACGAGGTGGTGGGCGACTCCGAGCACCAGACGAAGAAGCTGGTGTTCCAGACGGACGTGAATGGCGCCATGCGGCAGACGGTGTTCGACCACGCCTTCCTGTCGTCGCCGGAGTACGTGGAGCTGATGTCGCTGCGCGATGCCTTCAAGGCGCTGGGTGACGCGCCGTACAAGGTGAAGGTGGATGGCGGGTACGTGACGGCGTACTCCGCGCAGGAAGTCCACGCGGCGCTCCGCAAGGACGCGCAGAAGGGTCTGGGCCTGCAGCGCTACAAGGGTCTGGGCGAGATGAACCCGGAGCAGCTCTGGGACACGACGATGAATCCGCTCACGCGCACGCTGCTCCAGGTGCGGGTGGAGGACGCGGTGGAGAGCGATGAAATCTTCTCGCTGCTGATGGGCGAGGCGGTGGAGCCGCGACGCGAGTTCATCGAGCGCAACGCGCTGGACGTGCAGAACCTCGACATCTGA
- a CDS encoding GNAT family N-acetyltransferase, whose product MTDAELNDRLRANVIAFKHLQRERGLLRHWSAPSLDAFCLPEHPAESHFQQAYFASPQALAQGLPALEAYFQGLGIPAWSVNVLPGDDEGGRILGAAGYRPESRIPAMGLALADLPEDPPTFPLVEPPLQDEMVALNARVWGKWEDILSVWQRPPALPVQTLVAREAGVPLACGFALDVGDTAGVYMVVTAPEARGRGLASEVMRGLLSGARERGLKASVLQATEQGRSVYRKLGYRELGDWVGWLQHAR is encoded by the coding sequence ATGACCGATGCCGAACTGAACGACCGCCTGCGCGCCAACGTCATCGCCTTCAAGCACCTCCAGCGGGAGCGCGGCCTGCTGCGCCACTGGAGCGCCCCCAGTCTGGACGCCTTCTGCCTGCCCGAGCACCCCGCCGAGTCCCACTTCCAGCAGGCCTACTTCGCCTCGCCCCAGGCGCTGGCCCAGGGCCTGCCCGCGCTGGAGGCGTACTTCCAGGGCCTGGGCATCCCCGCATGGAGCGTGAATGTCCTGCCCGGGGATGACGAAGGGGGCCGCATCCTGGGCGCCGCCGGCTACCGCCCGGAGAGCCGGATACCCGCCATGGGCCTGGCCCTGGCGGACCTCCCCGAGGACCCGCCCACCTTCCCCCTGGTGGAGCCCCCCCTCCAGGACGAGATGGTGGCGCTCAACGCCCGCGTCTGGGGGAAGTGGGAGGACATCCTCTCCGTCTGGCAGCGGCCCCCCGCCCTGCCCGTGCAGACGCTGGTGGCGCGCGAGGCGGGAGTGCCCCTGGCGTGTGGCTTCGCCCTGGACGTGGGCGACACCGCGGGCGTGTACATGGTCGTCACCGCGCCGGAGGCCCGGGGCCGGGGACTGGCCTCGGAGGTGATGCGAGGGCTGCTCTCGGGCGCCCGCGAGCGCGGCCTCAAGGCCTCCGTGCTCCAGGCCACCGAGCAGGGCCGCAGCGTGTACCGCAAGCTGGGCTACCGGGAGCTGGGTGACTGGGTGGGTTGGCTCCAACACGCCCGCTAG
- a CDS encoding helix-turn-helix domain-containing protein: MHLGATLRLLRVDAGLSLRDLARRIGVSSAYLSRVENGVDAPPTVERLTAIARELDVPPALLMDVANRVSPYVAEYLEDVPGSGTLFLELARRRLTGAQLARVRDFLDAEFPVRGGTHGDAPVPALAPLLAPERVVLQVSCGGWEDVLDVVAGRLAAALPGVDTARLVEGLSKLDDLSSCAVGGGVAVPHVFLPGVPSVVALVTLAKGLKVDTPDGRPLRLVVAAVDGERGRVRLIRMAHVARLAARGLAERLDEARQPAQVLAALEELEALR, encoded by the coding sequence ATGCACCTGGGGGCCACACTGCGGCTGTTGCGGGTGGACGCGGGGCTGTCCCTCCGGGATTTGGCCCGCCGCATCGGCGTGTCGAGCGCGTACCTGAGCCGGGTGGAGAACGGCGTGGACGCGCCGCCCACGGTGGAGCGGCTGACGGCCATTGCTCGCGAGCTGGATGTGCCGCCCGCGCTGCTGATGGACGTGGCGAACCGGGTGAGCCCCTATGTCGCCGAGTACCTGGAGGACGTGCCGGGCTCCGGCACGCTCTTCCTGGAGCTGGCGCGCCGCCGTCTGACGGGCGCGCAGCTCGCCCGCGTCCGCGACTTCCTGGACGCGGAGTTCCCGGTGAGGGGCGGCACGCACGGGGACGCGCCGGTGCCGGCGCTCGCGCCGCTGCTGGCGCCGGAGCGGGTGGTGCTCCAGGTCTCCTGCGGCGGCTGGGAGGACGTGCTGGACGTGGTGGCGGGCCGGCTCGCGGCGGCCCTGCCGGGCGTGGACACGGCGCGGCTGGTGGAGGGCTTGAGCAAGCTCGACGACCTGTCCTCGTGCGCGGTGGGCGGCGGGGTGGCGGTGCCCCATGTCTTCCTGCCGGGCGTGCCGTCGGTGGTGGCGCTGGTGACGCTGGCGAAGGGGCTGAAGGTGGACACGCCGGACGGCCGTCCGCTGCGCCTCGTGGTGGCGGCGGTGGACGGCGAGCGGGGCCGCGTGCGGCTCATCCGCATGGCCCATGTGGCCCGGCTGGCGGCGCGAGGGCTGGCGGAGCGTCTGGACGAGGCCCGGCAGCCCGCGCAGGTGCTGGCGGCGCTGGAGGAGCTGGAAGCGCTGCGCTGA
- a CDS encoding cation:proton antiporter domain-containing protein, with the protein MHANALTLLLVQLIVIIGVSRLIGRGTRWLGQPLVIAEVVAGIVLGPSLLGWLAPDLMNTLFPPSSMPALTMLSQVGLVLFMFLIGLELDPRLLKGRGHASVAISHTSIVVPFALGAAAAALWLYRDFSDPSVPFSSFVLFMGVSMSITAFPVLARILTERGLLQSRVGAIAITCAAVDDVTAWCLLAFVVSIVRASDLMHAGLTTLLAMGYIVFMLLVVRPFLARLGARVASREGLTQNVVAGTLLLLLASAWATELIGIHALFGAFLFGAVIPKEGGLAEALAEKLEDVAVVLLLPVFFAFSGLRTQIGLLNTPEAWVTCAVIILLACLGKFGGSAVAARMTGMRWREAGAVGVLMNTRGLMELIVLNMGLDLGVISPTLFTMMVLMALVTTFMTTPLLRWFYPTEELAMDRVTFESPPAQGAVPPYSMLMCISHQQAGPGMASLAKALSAGGDASQLHALHLVHPERVSLRGAEPDALAPDVEPEGDGVLAPLLGRAGSLGLAVRPLSFVSTEPAQDICRTAQAKRADLVLLGWHKPLFSQTVLGGTVHEVMSAASGTVAVLVDRGFTDVKRVLVPFIGSRHDRAALKLARRLMKHAGAEVTVLHVTSREGNNARAQVEELFPSTEGPGVRLKVVRSETPEDAALEEVRQGGYDLVVVGMGAQWGLEDRLFGLHRERIVRDAPGSLLVVHESEPVAEAATESEPEPVSSAVATRS; encoded by the coding sequence ATGCACGCCAACGCGCTCACGCTGCTGCTGGTGCAGCTCATCGTCATCATCGGCGTGTCTCGGCTGATAGGGCGTGGGACGCGCTGGCTGGGGCAACCGTTGGTCATCGCGGAGGTGGTGGCGGGCATCGTGCTCGGCCCGTCTCTCCTGGGGTGGCTCGCGCCGGACCTGATGAACACGCTGTTCCCGCCCAGCTCGATGCCGGCGCTGACCATGCTCAGCCAGGTGGGACTGGTGCTGTTCATGTTCCTCATCGGGTTGGAGCTGGACCCGAGGCTCTTGAAGGGGCGCGGCCACGCGTCGGTGGCCATCAGCCACACGAGCATCGTGGTGCCCTTCGCGCTGGGCGCGGCGGCGGCGGCGCTCTGGCTCTACCGGGACTTCTCGGACCCGAGCGTCCCCTTCTCCTCGTTCGTGCTCTTCATGGGCGTGTCGATGAGCATCACCGCGTTCCCGGTGCTCGCGCGCATCCTCACGGAGCGGGGGCTGTTGCAGTCGCGCGTGGGGGCCATCGCGATTACGTGCGCGGCGGTGGATGACGTCACGGCGTGGTGCCTGCTCGCCTTCGTGGTGTCCATCGTCCGGGCCTCGGACCTGATGCACGCGGGGCTCACCACGCTGCTCGCCATGGGCTACATCGTCTTCATGCTGCTGGTGGTGCGGCCGTTCCTCGCGCGGCTCGGTGCGCGCGTGGCGAGCCGGGAGGGCCTGACGCAGAACGTGGTGGCCGGCACGCTGCTGCTCCTGCTCGCGTCCGCGTGGGCGACGGAGCTCATCGGCATCCACGCCCTCTTCGGGGCCTTCCTCTTCGGCGCCGTCATCCCCAAGGAGGGCGGGCTCGCGGAGGCGCTGGCGGAGAAGCTGGAGGACGTGGCGGTGGTGCTGCTGCTGCCCGTCTTCTTCGCCTTCAGCGGCCTGCGCACGCAGATTGGCCTGCTCAACACGCCCGAGGCCTGGGTGACGTGCGCGGTCATCATCCTGCTGGCCTGTCTGGGCAAGTTCGGCGGCAGCGCGGTGGCGGCGCGGATGACGGGCATGCGCTGGCGCGAGGCGGGGGCCGTCGGCGTCCTGATGAACACGCGCGGGTTGATGGAGCTCATCGTCCTGAACATGGGGCTGGACCTGGGCGTCATCTCGCCCACGCTCTTCACGATGATGGTGTTGATGGCGCTGGTGACCACGTTCATGACCACGCCGCTCTTGCGGTGGTTCTATCCCACCGAGGAGCTGGCGATGGACCGGGTGACGTTCGAGTCTCCGCCCGCGCAAGGCGCGGTGCCGCCCTACTCGATGCTGATGTGCATCTCCCACCAGCAGGCGGGGCCGGGCATGGCCAGCCTGGCCAAGGCGCTGTCCGCGGGGGGCGACGCCTCGCAGCTCCACGCCCTGCACCTGGTGCATCCGGAGCGCGTGTCGCTGCGCGGCGCGGAGCCGGACGCCCTGGCTCCGGACGTGGAGCCGGAGGGCGACGGCGTGCTCGCGCCGCTTTTGGGCCGGGCCGGGAGCCTGGGGTTGGCGGTGCGGCCCCTCTCCTTCGTGTCGACGGAGCCCGCGCAGGACATCTGCCGCACGGCGCAGGCGAAGCGCGCGGACCTGGTGCTGCTGGGCTGGCACAAGCCGCTGTTCAGCCAGACGGTGCTCGGTGGCACGGTGCACGAGGTGATGAGCGCCGCGTCCGGCACCGTGGCGGTGCTGGTGGACCGGGGCTTCACGGACGTGAAGCGCGTGCTGGTGCCCTTCATCGGCAGCCGGCATGACCGGGCGGCGCTGAAGCTGGCGCGCCGGCTGATGAAGCACGCGGGCGCGGAGGTCACGGTGCTGCATGTGACGTCGCGCGAGGGCAACAACGCGCGGGCGCAGGTGGAGGAGCTGTTCCCCTCGACGGAAGGGCCCGGCGTGCGGCTGAAGGTCGTGCGCAGCGAGACGCCCGAGGACGCCGCGCTCGAGGAGGTCCGCCAGGGCGGCTACGACCTGGTGGTGGTGGGCATGGGCGCGCAGTGGGGCCTGGAGGACCGGCTGTTCGGCCTCCACCGCGAGCGCATCGTCCGCGACGCGCCGGGCTCGCTGCTGGTCGTGCATGAGTCGGAGCCCGTGGCGGAGGCCGCGACGGAGTCGGAGCCCGAGCCGGTGTCTTCGGCGGTGGCGACGAGGAGCTGA
- a CDS encoding response regulator encodes MTGPLLVVDDDADLREALEEVLRDAGYEVVGASNGKHALDVLGASRELPGLVLLDMMMPVMDGAGFARAMRQVPAWRDIPLLVFSASANARQVAEEIGACGHLRKPVDVDTLLEAIRKHQAA; translated from the coding sequence GTGACTGGGCCACTGCTGGTGGTGGATGACGACGCGGACCTGCGCGAGGCCCTGGAAGAAGTGCTGCGCGACGCGGGCTACGAGGTGGTGGGGGCCAGCAATGGCAAGCACGCGCTCGACGTGCTGGGGGCTTCGCGCGAGCTGCCGGGGTTGGTGCTGCTGGACATGATGATGCCGGTGATGGACGGCGCGGGCTTCGCGCGCGCCATGCGACAGGTGCCCGCGTGGCGCGACATTCCGCTGCTGGTCTTCTCCGCGTCCGCCAACGCGCGACAGGTGGCCGAGGAGATTGGCGCGTGTGGACATCTGCGCAAACCGGTGGACGTGGACACGCTGCTGGAGGCCATTCGCAAACATCAGGCGGCGTGA
- a CDS encoding ferritin-like domain-containing protein gives MTEALSRRAALRTAAGLGLTAGLLTRGSPAHAQFAPTDVDALKSLLIAERNAIKTYQAGIAVLDAAASTDPLLRFRGIITAIARHFMAQHSDHAAKLSLFITRQGGVDDVGDGEAQVPSDFVPSIQNVLDLATNAEKAAAIGYTDAQQHLNAADNADLAAAIGAVESQHFVVLHLAARGFVTPAASTAHQPADALTSVAAQFVPTSFALTVDGSPGLDDETLLPFYDVTK, from the coding sequence ATGACCGAAGCACTCTCCCGCCGGGCCGCGCTGCGGACCGCCGCGGGCCTGGGGCTGACGGCGGGCCTGCTCACACGCGGCTCACCGGCTCACGCCCAGTTCGCACCGACGGACGTGGACGCACTCAAGTCGCTGCTCATCGCCGAACGCAACGCCATCAAGACGTACCAGGCGGGCATCGCCGTGCTCGACGCCGCCGCCAGCACCGACCCGCTGCTGCGCTTCCGGGGCATCATCACGGCCATCGCCCGCCACTTCATGGCGCAGCACTCGGACCACGCCGCGAAGCTGTCGCTGTTCATCACCCGGCAGGGCGGCGTCGACGACGTGGGGGACGGCGAGGCACAGGTCCCCTCGGACTTCGTGCCGAGCATCCAGAACGTCCTCGACCTGGCCACCAACGCGGAGAAGGCCGCCGCCATCGGCTACACCGACGCGCAGCAGCACCTCAACGCGGCGGACAACGCGGACCTCGCCGCCGCCATCGGCGCGGTGGAGTCGCAGCACTTCGTCGTCCTCCACCTGGCGGCCCGGGGCTTCGTCACGCCCGCCGCGTCCACCGCCCACCAGCCCGCGGACGCGCTCACGTCCGTGGCCGCTCAGTTCGTCCCCACCAGCTTCGCCCTCACCGTCGATGGCTCGCCCGGGCTCGACGACGAAACCCTCCTGCCTTTCTACGACGTGACGAAGTGA